The sequence below is a genomic window from Salicibibacter cibarius.
TTTGGGCGATCATTTGCAAAAGCAGACGGAACAAACAATAGATCGTATTTCTGTAAATGATATGAACATTCATCCAGCGAATAGCCCTTTTTCTCAAACAACCGAATGTTCCATAACATTGTATGATGCGTTAGAAGAAAAACACGTAGATTGGTTTGCGGAAGATATTTGGGGAAAAGTCAGCTCAAATCCACAATTCCTCATAGGCTCCTCTGGAATAGAGCATGCAATTGCAAAAAGATGGAGCCAAAATAATAACAGTAAACATGTAGAAAGTAACAAAAAGGTTAAAAAAATAAACCGGATGTTAGTGGTATCAGGAAGCGTTTCTGAAGTGACTAAACAACAGTTAGATGATGCAGAGGTTGCTGGTTTTCATATGGAGCAAGTTCCTTACAGGCTATTAACTGAGGACAAAATTCCAGAAGATTATATGAAACATATTCTGCAATTGTTGGACGACCAAGAAAAAGTGGTACTTTACACAGCAAAGGGAACAGAAGACCCATCTATATATTTGACTAAGGAGCATTTTCAGAACGTAGATATAAAAGAAGAAGAAATTGGGACTTATATTGGACAAAAGCTTGGAGAATGGACGAAGTACATTATGGAAAGCTCACAATTGCAGCGGCTAGTCATTTCAGGTGGAGATACTTCAGGGTTCGTTACTTCCCAATTAAGCATTTATGCTTTGGAAGTTCTTTCTTCTGTAGCGCCGGGAGCACCTTTATGTCGAGCTTATTCTGATGATAAACGATTTGATGGGTTGGAAATAGCGTTAAAAAGTGGTCAACTTGGAGGAAAAAACTTTTTTAACAAAGTGTTTATGTTAGAAAATACTAACGACTATGGGGATAACTTATGAACAATAAAAAATCAAACATGTTATTTAAAGATGTTGCTTATAACCAAATTAAAGAAAAACTTTTAGAAGAAGAATACGCACCAGGAACGTTATTATCTGAGAAAACTCTGATAGATGATCTGAAAATGAGCAAAACCCCCATTAAATCAGCATTGATAAGGTTAGAAGCGGAAGGGTTCGTAACGGTTTCCTCAAAACAAGGGGTTCTGGTCAATGATTTAACGATTGATCGAATTAACAATATATATAACCTACGAATAGCTTTGGAAACTTTTAACTGTGAACAAATCTATTCACAAATTACGAAAGAACAGTTGGAACATTTATGGGAAAATCTTGAAGAAACAAAAATTGTATCAGAGAAACTAGACGTAAAGGAATTTGCGAGTTTGGACCATGGGTTTCACCTTAGTATTAGTGAAATTGCGGGAAATGATGAAATTACCCGTGTCTTATTAAATTATCAAGATCATCTCTTACGCATCACGTTACGTCATTTACGCAAAGATCCAAGTAGAGTACGTAAATTTTACCAAGAACATGTAGCGATTATGAAAGCGCTAGAAAAACACGAAAAGGAAAGCATAAGATTAATGCGCCAACATTTACAAGAATCAAAATCTATTCTTTTTCAATAATATGGAGTGAATGAAATGAAAGCCGTTTTTGTGGAAAATGCAGAACAAGTTAAGGTGAAGGAAGTTAATCGACCAAATATTAAAAGTGATGAAGTTTTAATTAAGGTTATCAAAGCTGGAATTTGTGGATCAGATATCCATACCTATAAAGGTTTGCACCCATTTCGAAAACCTCCGGTCATTATGGGTCATGAGGTAGCAGGAGAAGTTGCTGAAGTAGGAAATGACGTATCTAAAGTCAAGGTGGGAGATCGTGTAACGGTAGAACCGCAAAAAGGTACCGGAGAAAGTGAGGGGATAATGACAGGTAATGTGAACTATTCCGATGAACGCTTAGCCCCAGGTATGGGAGAATGGCTTGGAACGATGGCGGAATATTTTGTTGCCCCTGAAACGTTGGTGCTTTCGTTGCCGGATTCAGTAAGCTATGAAAAAGGAGTTCTTATGGAACCTTTGGCAGTAGGCGTTCATGCAGCATTTAAAGGAGAAGTACATCCTTCGGACCGAATTGCTATTTTAGGGGCTGGCCCCATTGGATTATTAACGCTTGCCGCCGTGTATGCTCGTAATGTCAAAAGCACTCTAGTGACGGACGTTTTTGACTATCCTTTAGATATAGCTCGAGATATGGGGGCCCGCACAACGCTAAATATAGGTGGTAAATCTAACTGGGTAACAGAGGCAAAAGAAATTATGGGCGGTTCTTTCGATAAGGTATTCATTACAGCTGGGGTGCCAGGAATCATCAATCAAGCCCTCCACCTGTTAAAAAAAGGCGGGCGAATAGTAACGGTCGCTATGTTCCAAGATCAGCAAAAAATAGATATTGAACAGCTACAGCAGAACGAAAAGGAGATTGTAGGCTGTATGACCTACAATAGACCCGACTCGGAGGAGGCTTTGAGCATTATCGAAGATAACAAAATTCCATTAGAGAAAGTAATATCTCATCAGTTGCCTTATGAACAAGCAGCAGATGGATTTCGAATGGTTGATAAAAAAGAAGATCAGTCAGTTAAAGTATTGATTAACTTTGATGCTTAGGAGATTATAACTATATGAATAAAAAAAGCTTTATGATATCAGTTATGGTGATGGCGATTTGGATTACTGGATGTAGTTCGTCTGCATCCTCTTTCGATGAGGAAAAAGAGGATACGACAACTCTTCGATTAGGTCATATCACTAGTGAAGATGATGCATGGCATTTAGCATCAATTAGATTTGCAGATTTAGTTGAAGAGAAAACCAATGGTTCAGTTGAAGTGGAACTTTATCCAAATTCGACGTTAGGTGGAGATCGTGATCTTATCGAAGGAATGCAAATCGGTTCAATTGATTTTGCGTTAGTAGCAGGAGTGATGTCGAATTTCCACGAATCATTTGCAATTTTAGAGTTACCGTATTTATTTCAGGACGAGGAACATCTAGAGCAATTTCTTTATGGAGAGTCCGGAGAAAAATTACAGGAAGAAATGTTGGGAGAAACTGGAGTACGTGGTTTGGAATTTTGGATGAGAGCTCCAAGACAATTAACTACAAACACTCTTGTCGAAAAACCGGAAGATTTGCATGGTGAACAAATAAGAGTGCCCAATATAGAGGCGTCTGTACAAGGTTGGGAAGCGATGGGTGCAAATCCGATCTCCATGGATTTTGGTGAAGTCTACTCATCACTTCAAACAGGCGTTCTTGATGGTCAAGAAAATCCAACAGCTTTTGCCACGAGTTCCCAAATCCAAGAAGTACAGGATTACTTGGTAATGACAGATCATGTATTTGGATATGTGCAACTTACAATGAGTGATCAAACATACCAGAAATTGAATGAAGATGAACAGAATGCTGTAGAAGAAGCTGCATATGAAGCTCGAGAATATCAAAATGAAATCGTTTTCGAAGAAGAAGAGCAGGGGATGCAAGAAATGCTTGATGCGGGAGTAGAGATAGTTGAGATTGATCAAGAACCATTTCGAGAGGCTGTTCAGCCAGTGCATGAAGAAATAGCGGATAAATATGATCGAGAACTGTATGAAGAAATCATTGGATTAAGGGATTGAAGGAGGGTGAATGATGCGAACGTATTTGCAAGTAATAGATAAAATGAATGACATATTAAAATATGTTACATCATTTTTTATAGCACTGCTTGCTATATTGGTGATAATACAAGTCTTCAGTAGGTTTGTCATCAATTTTCCGTTCATTTGGTCGGAAGAAGTAGCTCGCTATGCAATGGTTTATGTAGTCTTTTTGGGGTCAGCATTGGCTACACGATACAATCAGCATATTGCAATTGATTTTTTGCTTCAGATAGTTAGTGAAAAAAAGCAAAACAAATTAAAAATTATAATCACATGGGTAAGTATTTTATTTTTTGCCTTGCTATGTTACCAAGGTGCTATTTTGACAGTGACCGTATGGGAACAGACATCACCTACCACAGGGCTTTCAATGTCATGGGCATATGCAGCTATACCGCTTGGAGCTGGCATGATGCTTTTAAACGCATTAGCACTGCTTTCAGAGATGAAGGTGTCGGGGATTGACGAACAGGAAGGTGATGTTCAGTGGTAACTATTTTGTTTGTCTCGTTAGTCGTATTATTGTTCTTAGGGGTCCCGGTAGCTATTGCAATGGGTCTTGCTTCTGGTTTAGCTTTACTTGTGGATGATACGCCTTTAATGGTGATTGCTCAACGAGCGTTTGTAGAAATTGACTCCTTTCCTTTAATGGCTATTCCATTATTTATGTTGGCAGGAGTTATTATGCAGTATGGTGGACTATCGCAGCGTCTTATCAACTTTGCGAATGCCTTAACAGGTCACATTTCTGGCGGGATTTCTATCGTAACAATTGTAGCAACGATGTTCTTTGCCGCCATATCTGGTTCTGGTGTAGCAGCCACAGCTACATTAGGAGCTATTTTAATACCTGCCATGGTTGAAAGAAGTTATCATAAAGAGTTTGCCGGCAGCGTTCAAGGTGCGGCTGGAACATTAGGAATAGTCATTCCCCCAAGTATTCCTATTATTTTATATGGAGTCGCAGCTGGAGACTCTGTGGGTGATCTTTTTGTCGCGGGGTTAGTACCTGGTATTTTGATGGGATTAGGATTAATTATTGTGGTCATGATTGTATCTAAAAAGCGGGATTATCCTAAGGAGTCAGTAACAACGAAACAAGAACTGGGAAAAACTTTTTTAGAAGCGGTTCCTGCTTTAATTATGCCCATAATCGTATTGGGAGGGATTTATAGTGGTATTTTCACTGCCACAGAAGCTGCTGGTGTAGCGGTTGCGTATTCATTTTTAGTTAGCGCAGTTTTTTACAAGTCTATAAATAAAAAAAATATAGGGGAAGTGTTAACTCAATCTAGTATAACATCTGCAGGGATTATGTTTATCCTGGCTGGTGCTGGATTTTTCGGGTGGATTCTTACAAGAGAAAACATACCCCAACAAGTGGCCGGAACATTTACAGCTTTATCTGACAATCCTATAGTATTTCTCACCGTTGTAATGATCTTATTATTAATAATAGGTATGTTTATGGAAACAAACGCTTCCATTGTTATTTTAGCTCCCATCCTTGCGCCAGTAGCAACGGAATTAGGAATTGACCCTATTCATTTTGGAATTGTCGTGATCGTTACGTTATCTATCGGAATGATAACACCTCCATTTGGCATGAACTTATTTATTGTCTGTAAGATTGCAAACGCACGATTAGATCAAGTGGCAAAAAGTATGATTCCTTTCTATGTTGCTATTTTAGTTATTTTAGCTATAATTGCTTACATTCCTTCAGTATCAATAGGCTTACTAGAATTATTTGAGTAAGGAAGTGATGAAAATGAATCGATTAGAAATTATTAAAGAGCTACAAAAAACAAGTACATTTATGTACGAAAAAGGATTAGCTTGGGGTACGGCTGGGAACATTAGTGCACGTATTGAAAAAGATCTGTTTTATGTATCAGCTAGTGGCACGCACGTAGGAAAAATGGAAATTGATGATTTTGCACTATGTGGAAACAACGGTGCACAAGAAGGGAGAAAACCTTCGAAAGAGTATATAATGCACCAGGGAATCTATGAAGAAAGACCGGAGATTGATGCTATACTCCATGCATCTCCTTTTTATAGTACTCTTATAGCCAACTCTAATGAGCGACTCCCTTCAAACTATTTTGTAGAATCGATGTATTATCTAGAAAGAATAGAGAGGATTCCTTATAAACATCCTGGCAGTCAATCCCTTGCTTCTGCTGTTAAAAGCAGAGCAAAAGAAACAAATGTAATGCTACTTGAAAATCATGGAGTGATTGTATACGACACAAGTATAAAAGAAGCGCAAATGGCTTTACAAACTTTGGAATATACAGCTAAAATGCATGTTCAGGCTTTGCAGGCAGGTATTCATCTGCAGGGTTTAAAAGATAAAGTAACTGAAGATTTTTTGAAGAATGCGGGGTATAAGCCAGTAAGGGAATGGCCAAAGTAACATCTTGAGGCAAAATAAACTCCAAGTCCCTTTCAATAGGGGCTTGGAGTTTTCAGTCAGATACGTTAATAAAAACAGGCTTTCCACTACCTGTCGCTATTGTGCTCGTCCCATGCCCTTACTCCGGAAAACAACACCGGTACAAAGCCTCCACCGCTTTATTACTCTCTCCTGGTTTCAATTTTGAAAAACCGATGATCAGTGTCGGGGGTGCGCTTCCCGATCGTTCATGCAGAAAGCGTTGAATGGAATGTAATGAAAGTTTCATCTCTTCCGCTGCTCCATAATTGTCTCGATCACCTTGACACGTACCTCTTTATAATATTTATTCATGCGTTTAATGTGCTTATTATAGTCAAACTGTCCAGAAAACGCCAATGTGACTACGAAAGTCGTTTGCATAAAATGCAATCCTTTTTCTTTAAATAGATTGATTAATCCCAATGCTATTCCCTTGAAATATAACAGAATCGAAACATAAAATAAAAAGTTAATTAAATAAACAAACAATTTAAAAGATTGGGTTGACACGACCAATATAGTGTATTATAGTAAGGTGCAAATAATGTGAAATGGCATTTCAAATAATGAAATAAGGTGTAGCGATGAACCAAAGTGTTATAAAAGCGTTAGGATTACTTGATTTTTTCACAGATCAAGATCGGGAATTAAGTTTAAGTGAAATCACTAAGCGAGCAGATATGTCAAAGCCAACAGTGTATCGGTTGCTAGCATCCTTAGAAGAGTGCGGGTTTCTAAGAAAGGTGAAAAATTCCGATCAAGATATCCGGTACAGTCTCGGATTGAAATTGCTCGAACTCGGTCATATGGTATCTGAGCAATTGGAGCTAAGAAATGTGGCATTACCTCATATGAAGGATTTGTGCCAAATCATTAATGAAATCGTTCACCTTGTGATCGTGGATGGGGAACAAGCAACGTACATTGAAAAGGTGGAGAGCAGTCAGGCATTGCGCCTATATACAAGAGTAGGGAAAAGCTTGCCGCTTTATATCGGATCCGGGCCCAAGTTATTGTTTGCCTTCATGCCCCAAAAACAACAAGAAAAAATACTCGAGAAATTGGACATGGAGCCTTTGACTCCGAATTCTTATACAAGTAAAGAAGCACTACGCAAAAATTTAAAGGCGATTTATGAACAAGGGTATTCCATCAGTCAAGGTGAACAAGATTTAGATACAACCGGCATTTCTTTCCCAATAAGAGATTACTCAGGTGAGGTGATCGCAGTTATAACGGTGAGTGGGCCTACCACTCGTTTTCAAAAGGATAGAAAACCTTTTATCGAAGAGGAAACAAAAAAGGCGGCAGATGAAATCTCTAAGGATCTGGGTTTTAAAATAGGAAAGGATGAATGACAGTTGTCTATGACATCTAACAGGGTAGCAAATATCCCTCAATATGTTTTTGCGAAAATCAATCAAAAAAAAGAGGCATTAAAACGATCCGGCATAGATATCATCGATTTAGGCATGGGAGATCCCGACCTTCCAACACCAAAACCGATCACGAATAAGCTTATTAATGAACTTAATCATCCGGATAATTTCAAATATTCCACTTTTAGTGGCTGTACTGAATTTAAAGAAGCAGTAGCTTCTTTTTATAAAACACAATATAACGTGGATCTTCATCCGGAAACCGAGGTGCTCGCCCTCATTGGATCGAAGGAAGGGATTGCCCATCTTCCTTTTGCGGTCATTGATAAGAACGATTATGTTTTGACGCCTGATCCATGTTATGGCATTTATCGAATGGCCACGTATCTCGCTGGTGGTCAAAATTACGATATGCCGCTGACCAAAGACTGCCATTTTAAACCCGATCTTTCCGTGATTCCAGAAGAAATAAAGCAGAAAGCAAAGCTCATGTATCTTAACTATCCAGGGAATCCGACGGCGGCCACGGTGAATGTATCTTTTTTTAATAAAGTGATTGATTTTGCTCAAGCAAACAATATTTTGATTGCTCATGATTTTGCTTATAATATGATTACATTTGACGAATCGGCGCCAAGTCTTCTGCAAGCTGACAATGCGAAAAACATGGCTGTAGAATTCGGCTCTTTGTCTAAAAGTTACAATATGACGGGGTGGCGTATAGGTTACGTGGTGGGTAATCCAGAAATCATCCGATCGTTGTCTGTCGTGAAAAGTAACATGGATACAAGTCAGTTCCTCCCGATTCAAAAAGCAGCAGCCTATGCTTTGACCCATGATCAAAAGGCTGTCTATGACAATGTCGAGATCTATCGAAAACGTAGTCGGGCGATGGTTGAGGGATTGAAT
It includes:
- a CDS encoding IclR family transcriptional regulator; this encodes MNQSVIKALGLLDFFTDQDRELSLSEITKRADMSKPTVYRLLASLEECGFLRKVKNSDQDIRYSLGLKLLELGHMVSEQLELRNVALPHMKDLCQIINEIVHLVIVDGEQATYIEKVESSQALRLYTRVGKSLPLYIGSGPKLLFAFMPQKQQEKILEKLDMEPLTPNSYTSKEALRKNLKAIYEQGYSISQGEQDLDTTGISFPIRDYSGEVIAVITVSGPTTRFQKDRKPFIEEETKKAADEISKDLGFKIGKDE
- a CDS encoding GntR family transcriptional regulator; amino-acid sequence: MNNKKSNMLFKDVAYNQIKEKLLEEEYAPGTLLSEKTLIDDLKMSKTPIKSALIRLEAEGFVTVSSKQGVLVNDLTIDRINNIYNLRIALETFNCEQIYSQITKEQLEHLWENLEETKIVSEKLDVKEFASLDHGFHLSISEIAGNDEITRVLLNYQDHLLRITLRHLRKDPSRVRKFYQEHVAIMKALEKHEKESIRLMRQHLQESKSILFQ
- a CDS encoding class II aldolase/adducin family protein, which codes for MNRLEIIKELQKTSTFMYEKGLAWGTAGNISARIEKDLFYVSASGTHVGKMEIDDFALCGNNGAQEGRKPSKEYIMHQGIYEERPEIDAILHASPFYSTLIANSNERLPSNYFVESMYYLERIERIPYKHPGSQSLASAVKSRAKETNVMLLENHGVIVYDTSIKEAQMALQTLEYTAKMHVQALQAGIHLQGLKDKVTEDFLKNAGYKPVREWPK
- a CDS encoding zinc-dependent alcohol dehydrogenase gives rise to the protein MKAVFVENAEQVKVKEVNRPNIKSDEVLIKVIKAGICGSDIHTYKGLHPFRKPPVIMGHEVAGEVAEVGNDVSKVKVGDRVTVEPQKGTGESEGIMTGNVNYSDERLAPGMGEWLGTMAEYFVAPETLVLSLPDSVSYEKGVLMEPLAVGVHAAFKGEVHPSDRIAILGAGPIGLLTLAAVYARNVKSTLVTDVFDYPLDIARDMGARTTLNIGGKSNWVTEAKEIMGGSFDKVFITAGVPGIINQALHLLKKGGRIVTVAMFQDQQKIDIEQLQQNEKEIVGCMTYNRPDSEEALSIIEDNKIPLEKVISHQLPYEQAADGFRMVDKKEDQSVKVLINFDA
- a CDS encoding four-carbon acid sugar kinase family protein, whose translation is MENRVLLAFYGDDFTGSTDAMEALDQYGLRTILFLGLPTEELLKQFQNVDCIGVAGTARAKNKYEMKKELEPIFDKLNDINPYFVHYKVCSTFDSSPEVGSIGYACDVARGYFKEGTYPLLVGTPDLGRYTIFGNHFADLNGTIYRLDKHPVMSNHPVTPMHEADLGDHLQKQTEQTIDRISVNDMNIHPANSPFSQTTECSITLYDALEEKHVDWFAEDIWGKVSSNPQFLIGSSGIEHAIAKRWSQNNNSKHVESNKKVKKINRMLVVSGSVSEVTKQQLDDAEVAGFHMEQVPYRLLTEDKIPEDYMKHILQLLDDQEKVVLYTAKGTEDPSIYLTKEHFQNVDIKEEEIGTYIGQKLGEWTKYIMESSQLQRLVISGGDTSGFVTSQLSIYALEVLSSVAPGAPLCRAYSDDKRFDGLEIALKSGQLGGKNFFNKVFMLENTNDYGDNL
- a CDS encoding TRAP transporter small permease, with amino-acid sequence MRTYLQVIDKMNDILKYVTSFFIALLAILVIIQVFSRFVINFPFIWSEEVARYAMVYVVFLGSALATRYNQHIAIDFLLQIVSEKKQNKLKIIITWVSILFFALLCYQGAILTVTVWEQTSPTTGLSMSWAYAAIPLGAGMMLLNALALLSEMKVSGIDEQEGDVQW
- a CDS encoding TRAP transporter large permease — translated: MVTILFVSLVVLLFLGVPVAIAMGLASGLALLVDDTPLMVIAQRAFVEIDSFPLMAIPLFMLAGVIMQYGGLSQRLINFANALTGHISGGISIVTIVATMFFAAISGSGVAATATLGAILIPAMVERSYHKEFAGSVQGAAGTLGIVIPPSIPIILYGVAAGDSVGDLFVAGLVPGILMGLGLIIVVMIVSKKRDYPKESVTTKQELGKTFLEAVPALIMPIIVLGGIYSGIFTATEAAGVAVAYSFLVSAVFYKSINKKNIGEVLTQSSITSAGIMFILAGAGFFGWILTRENIPQQVAGTFTALSDNPIVFLTVVMILLLIIGMFMETNASIVILAPILAPVATELGIDPIHFGIVVIVTLSIGMITPPFGMNLFIVCKIANARLDQVAKSMIPFYVAILVILAIIAYIPSVSIGLLELFE
- a CDS encoding TRAP transporter substrate-binding protein, with the translated sequence MNKKSFMISVMVMAIWITGCSSSASSFDEEKEDTTTLRLGHITSEDDAWHLASIRFADLVEEKTNGSVEVELYPNSTLGGDRDLIEGMQIGSIDFALVAGVMSNFHESFAILELPYLFQDEEHLEQFLYGESGEKLQEEMLGETGVRGLEFWMRAPRQLTTNTLVEKPEDLHGEQIRVPNIEASVQGWEAMGANPISMDFGEVYSSLQTGVLDGQENPTAFATSSQIQEVQDYLVMTDHVFGYVQLTMSDQTYQKLNEDEQNAVEEAAYEAREYQNEIVFEEEEQGMQEMLDAGVEIVEIDQEPFREAVQPVHEEIADKYDRELYEEIIGLRD
- a CDS encoding LL-diaminopimelate aminotransferase, which codes for MTSNRVANIPQYVFAKINQKKEALKRSGIDIIDLGMGDPDLPTPKPITNKLINELNHPDNFKYSTFSGCTEFKEAVASFYKTQYNVDLHPETEVLALIGSKEGIAHLPFAVIDKNDYVLTPDPCYGIYRMATYLAGGQNYDMPLTKDCHFKPDLSVIPEEIKQKAKLMYLNYPGNPTAATVNVSFFNKVIDFAQANNILIAHDFAYNMITFDESAPSLLQADNAKNMAVEFGSLSKSYNMTGWRIGYVVGNPEIIRSLSVVKSNMDTSQFLPIQKAAAYALTHDQKAVYDNVEIYRKRSRAMVEGLNAIGMKADPPKGSFYIWAPVPDGYTSEEFAEGMLEHAGVVVTPGSAFGASGEGYFRISLTVPTERLQLAVERMNDHFKMKTVTASNPE